A region from the Corylus avellana chromosome ca7, CavTom2PMs-1.0 genome encodes:
- the LOC132187448 gene encoding boron transporter 4-like → MENFKAPFKGIANDFRGRAQCYKQDWIGGHLSGIGILAPTTYIFFASALPVIAFGEQLSRDTDGSLSAVETLASTAICGIIHAIFGGQPLLILGVAEPTVIMYTYLYNFAKGRPDLGRELFLAWAGWVCVWTALLLFLLAIFNACTVINKFTRIAGELFGMLIAVLFIQEAIKGIVSEFEIPKAEDLKLEKYQFQWLYTNGLLGIIFSFGLLFTALKSRKARSWWYGTGWFRSFVADYGVPLMVLVWTALSFSVPSKVPSGVPRRLYSPLAWESTSVHHWSVVKDMGKVSPAYIFGAFIPAVMIAGLYFFDHSVASQLAQQKEFNLKKPSAYHYDIMLLGFMTLLCGLIGLPPSNGVLPQSPMHTKSLAVLKRQLMRRKMVESAKESIKQKASNSEIYGKMQAVFIEMDGSPVTTSVVKELEDLKEAVMKGENKDENAKETFEPEKHIDAYLPARVNEQRVSNLLQSLLVAISVYAVPAIKKIPTSVLWGYFAYMAIDSLPGNQFWERMLLLFITPGRRYKVLERVHASFVDLVPFKYIATFTIFQFVYLLACFGITWIPIAGILFPLPFFILISIRQHILPKLFASRHLQELDAAEYEEVTGAPRASMSVSFNEREAPHLGNGEGGVEMCDAEILDELTTSRGELKVRNVSFSEEKCGQVYPEDVQSE, encoded by the exons ATGGAGAACTTCAAAGCTCCTTTCAAGGGAATTGCAAATGATTTCAGAGGAAGAGCTCAGTGTTACAAGCAAGATTGGATTGGAGGGCATCTTTCAGGAATCGG GATATTAGCTCCAACCACCTATATCTTCTTTGCTTCTGCTCTTCCTGTCATTGCCTTCGGCGAGCAACTAAGCAGAGATACAG ATGGAAGTTTGAGCGCCGTGGAAACTTTAGCCTCTACTGCTATTTGCGGTATCATACACGCAATTTTCGGCGGACAACCACTTCTGATATTGGGAGTTGCAGAACCAACTGTTATTATGTACACCTATTTGTACAACTTTGCTAAAGGAAGGCCGGATTTGGGACGTGAACTCTTCTTGGCTTGGGCTGGATG GGTTTGCGTTTGGACAGCTCTCTTGCTGTTTCTTCTTGCAATATTCAATGCTTGCACTGTTATCAATAAATTTACGAGGATTGCAGGTGAACTTTTTGGCATGTTGATTGCGGTTCTCTTTATTCAAGAGGCCATCAAG GGAATAGTCAGTGAGTTTGAAATTCCCAAAGCTGAGGACCTGAAGTTAGAGAAGTATCAATTTCAGTGGCTTTATACAAATGGATTACTTGGGATCATATTCAGTTTTGGCCTTCTCTTCACTGCTTTGAAGAGCAGAAAGGCAAGGTCTTGGTGGTATGGCACAG GATGGTTTAGAAGTTTTGTTGCAGACTATGGAGTTCCTTTAATGGTTTTAGTGTGGACAGCACTGTCATTCAGTGTCCCAAGCAAAGTTCCATCTGGTGTTCCCAGAAGGCTCTATAGCCCTCTCGCTTGGGAATCTACCTCTGTACATCATTGGTCTGTTGTAAAG GACATGGGAAAGGTTTCTCCGGCATACATCTTCGGAGCCTTTATTCCTGCTGTGATGATTGCGGGGCTTTACTTCTTTGACCACAGTGTTGCTTCGCAGCTGGCACAGCAAAAGGAGTTCAATCTTAAGAAGCCTTCTGCTTATCATTATGATATCATGTTGCTGGGATTTATG ACACTGCTTTGCGGATTGATTGGGCTACCTCCTTCAAATGGTGTCCTGCCACAGTCCCCAATGCACACTAAGAGCCTTGCCGTTCTCAAGAGGCAG TTGATGCGAAGGAAGATGGTGGAGAGTGCCAAGGAAAGTATAAAGCAGAAGGCTAGCAACTCTGAAATCTATGGAAAGATGCAAGCTGTGTTCATAGAAATGGATGGCAGTCCAGTC ACTACTTCAGTTGTTAAAGAGCTGGAAGACTTGAAGGAAGCAGTAATGAAAGGTGAAAATAAAGACGAAAATGCAAAGGAAACATTCGAACCCGAGAAGCACATTGATGCTTACCTGCCTGCTCGAGTTAACGAGCAAAGAGTGAGCAATCTCTTACAGTCACTCCTTGTGGCAATATCAGTTTATGCTGTGCCTGCAATAAAGAAGATACCTACTTCAGTTCTATGGGGATACTTTGCTTACATGGCTATTGACAGTCTTCCTGGGAACCAGTTCTGGGAAAGGATGCTACTTCTCTTCATAACACCTGGCCGGCGTTACAA GGTCTTGGAAAGGGTTCATGCTTCCTTTGTGGATTTAGTACCCTTTAAATACATAGCCACATTTACAATCTTCCAATTTGTATATTTGCTGGCCTGTTTTGGCATTACTTGGATTCCTATCGCCGGAATCTTGTTCCCGCTGCCGTTCTTCATTCTCATAAGCATAAGACAGCATATTCTTCCCAAGCTGTTTGCATCACGTCATTTGCAGGAACTGGATGCTGCTGAATATGAGGAAGTCACTGGTGCCCCAAGAGCTTCCATGAGCGTATCTTTCAAC GAAAGGGAAGCCCCACATCTTGGAAATGGTGAAGGTGGAGTGGAAATGTGTGATGCTGAGATATTAGATGAGCTGACAACAAGCAGAGGGGAGTTGAAAGTTAGAAATGTAAGCTTTAGTGAAGAGAAATGCGGCCAG GTTTATCCGGAGGATGTCCAATCAGAGTGA
- the LOC132188445 gene encoding uncharacterized protein LOC132188445 gives MASALSSFRPGMVRASASSSTKPDPNRRKPVSANWWAPLFGWSTDPDYIDPSGTEPRGSDPEPESGRPRSRFTLGCFTEEKAKQLRRKMVENSAFHDIMYHSSIASRLASDISEWSEK, from the coding sequence ATGGCTTCCGCTCTCTCTTCTTTCCGACCAGGAATGGTCCGGGCCTCCGCTTCCTCCTCTACCAAACCCGACCCAAATCGCCGGAAACCCGTCTCGGCCAACTGGTGGGCACCGCTCTTCGGCTGGTCCACGGATCCGGACTACATTGACCCATCTGGAACCGAGCCACGCGGCTCAGATCCGGAGCCCGAATCGGGACGTCCCAGGTCCAGATTCACGCTCGGGTGCTTCACCGAAGAGAAGGCGAAGCAGCTCCGGAGGAAGATGGTGGAGAACTCTGCGTTTCACGATATAATGTACCACTCGTCCATCGCGTCTCGGCTCGCCTCCGATATTTCGGAGTGGTCGGAGAAGTAG
- the LOC132187981 gene encoding uncharacterized protein LOC132187981 encodes MEKNNDAIDLQSNSKRPRVEVDLANLPGDPYFRKKICDYHPSDRDRIRRAYLQIGACQPLDHDFPKRKIGNTMRRFNPAWFKEYKWLEYSIEKDGAYCLYCYLFKPDFGNQGGGDSFVTEGFSNWKKKERLECHVGAHNSAHNQARQRCEALLNHKQSIITVFDKQSDQQKMLYRTRLNASVDCVRFLQQQGLAFRGHDESKGSNNQGNFLELLRFLAKHNEEIDKVVLDNAPKNHQMIAPHIQRDIANAVASETLDAILKDLGDSPFAILVDESRDISVKEQLAIVLRYVDKRGHMIERFLGITHVRSTTVVELKKTIDSVLSRHNLSISRLRGQGYDEASNM; translated from the coding sequence ATGGAGAAAAACAACGATGCTATTGACctccaatcaaattctaaacgaCCTCGTGTTGAAGTAGATTTAGCAAATCTACCCGGAGATCCTTACTTCAGGAAAAAAATATGCGATTATCATCCTAGTGATAGAGACCGAATCCGAAGAGCATATCTACAAATAGGAGCTTGTCAACCCCTTGACCATgattttccaaaaagaaaaattggaaataCAATGCGTCGTTTTAATCCAGCATGGTTCAAAGAATATAAATGGTTGGAGTACAGTATAGAAAAAGATGGTGCATATTGCTTATACTGTTATCTATTCAAACCGGACTTTGGAAATCAAGGAGGGGGAGATTCGTTTGTTACTGAAGGGTTTAgtaattggaaaaagaaagagaggctTGAATGTCATGTGGGGGCTCACAATAGTGCACATAATCAAGCTCGACAAAGATGTGAAGCTTTGTTAAACCATAAACAAAGCATCATAACAGTTTTTGACAAGCAATCAGATCAGCAGAAAATGTTATATAGGACTCGTTTGAATGCATCAGTTGATTGTGTTCGCTTTTTACAACAACAAGGATTAGCATTTCGTGGCCATGATGAATCTAAAGGTTCAAATAATCAAGGAAATTTTCTTGAATTGTTGCGGTTTCTTGCTAAACACAATGAAGAAATTGATAAGGTGGTCTTAGATAATGCTcctaaaaatcatcaaatgattGCACCACATATTCAAAGAGATATAGCAAATGCGGTAGCAAGTGAAACCCTAGATGCTATTCTTAAAGATCTTGGAGATTCGCCATTTGCTATCCTAGTTGATGAATCTCGTGATATATCCGTTAAAGAACAATTGGCAATTGTGTTGCGTTATGTAGATAAGCGGGGCCATATGATTGAACGTTTTTTAGGCATTACACATGTTCGCAGTACCACAGTTGTAGAATTGAAGAAGACAATTGATTCAGTGCTTAGCAggcataatttaagtattagcaGATTGCGAGGACAAGGATATGATGAAGCTAGCAATATGTGA